The Bos indicus x Bos taurus breed Angus x Brahman F1 hybrid chromosome 15, Bos_hybrid_MaternalHap_v2.0, whole genome shotgun sequence genome includes a window with the following:
- the C15H11orf87 gene encoding uncharacterized protein C11orf87 homolog isoform X1, translating to MVHLHCLILNKCSRLYFRFCHICVQKCASHGRSFCSEPGQNRQDWRKGRSSSAERGNLLCALRGEGSLECKNVCLGPRGQEVRVKNRAARERSFNPSQAERCGSLVLWQRKRARGHAFEAGPERISWAPLAPWPVCLPTVAPLVLRSRAHPLPRQGVVLGAAGSVLFLAGENRVLKRGSLEGPAPPSPAPMSARAPKELRLALPPCLLNRTFASPNASGSGNASARGQGAGGGSSGTCITQVGQQLFQSFSSTLVLIVLVTLIFCLIVLSLSTFHIHKRRMKKRKMQRAQEEYERDHCGGNRGGRGLPQPEGGQASTQGKEARLERQARDSAFCAPSSASSSSSPPGLPCQAPCAPPPPPAPSPQGAHTASSCLDPVGEGLLQAVVLS from the exons ATGGTTCATTTGCATTGTTTGATATTAAATAAATGTTCACGTTTGTATTTCAGGTTCTGCCACATCTGTGTTCAGAAATGCGCCTCTCACGGACGCAGTTTCTGTTCAGAGCCAGGCCAGAACAGACAGGATTGGAGAAAGGGACGATCCTCGTCAGCAGAGAGAGGAAATCTATTGTGTGCCCTGAGGGGAGAGGGATCTCTAGAGTGTAAAAATGTGTGCTTGGGACCACGTGGGCAAGAGGTGAGGGTGAAGAATCGGGCAGCCAGAGAACGAAGCTTCAACCCTTCCCAAGCAGAGCGCTGCGGAAG CCTGGTGCTTTGGCAAAGGAAAAGGGCGCGCGGACACGCGTTCGAGGCGGGGCCGGAGAGGATCTCCTGGGCACCGCTCGCTCCCTGGCCAGTTTGCTTGCCCACAGTTGCTCCCTTAGTCCTTCGCTCGCGTGCGCATCCCCTCCCACGCCAGGGAGTAGTTTTGGGTGCTGCGGGCTCCGTCCTTTTCTTGGCTGGTGAGAACCGTGTGCTCAAAAGAGGAAGTCTTGagggcccagcccctcccagcccagcGCCGATGAGTGCCAGGGCGCCCAAGGAGCTGAGGCTGGCGCTGCCGCCGTGTCTCCTCAACCGGACCTTCGCTTCCCCCAACGCCAGCGGCAGCGGCAACGCGAGCGCCCGTGGCCAAGGCGCAGGAGGCGGTAGCAGTGGCACCTGCATCACGCAGGTGGGACAGCAGCTTTTCCAGTCCTTCTCCTCCACGCTGGTGCTGATTGTCCTGGTCACCCTCATCTTCTGCCTCATCGTGCTGTCCCTCTCCACTTTCCATATCCACAAGCGTaggatgaagaagaggaagatgCAGAGGGCTCAGGAGGAATACGAGCGGGATCACTGCGGCGGCAACCGCGGCGGGAGGGGGCTGCCCCAACCCGAGGGAGGCCAGGCTTCCACCCAAGGAAAAGAAGCCCGGCTGGAGAGGCAGGCCCGGGACTCTGCCTTCTGCGCCCCATCCAGCGCTTCTTCTTcgtcttctcctcctggcctcccatgccaggctccctgtgctCCGCCTCCACCGCCGGCCCCCAGTCCGCAAGGAGCACACACAGCCTCCTCCTGTTTGGACCCAGTTGGCGAGGGCCTTTTGCAAGCGGTGGTACTATCCTGA
- the C15H11orf87 gene encoding uncharacterized protein C11orf87 homolog isoform X2 has protein sequence MSARAPKELRLALPPCLLNRTFASPNASGSGNASARGQGAGGGSSGTCITQVGQQLFQSFSSTLVLIVLVTLIFCLIVLSLSTFHIHKRRMKKRKMQRAQEEYERDHCGGNRGGRGLPQPEGGQASTQGKEARLERQARDSAFCAPSSASSSSSPPGLPCQAPCAPPPPPAPSPQGAHTASSCLDPVGEGLLQAVVLS, from the coding sequence ATGAGTGCCAGGGCGCCCAAGGAGCTGAGGCTGGCGCTGCCGCCGTGTCTCCTCAACCGGACCTTCGCTTCCCCCAACGCCAGCGGCAGCGGCAACGCGAGCGCCCGTGGCCAAGGCGCAGGAGGCGGTAGCAGTGGCACCTGCATCACGCAGGTGGGACAGCAGCTTTTCCAGTCCTTCTCCTCCACGCTGGTGCTGATTGTCCTGGTCACCCTCATCTTCTGCCTCATCGTGCTGTCCCTCTCCACTTTCCATATCCACAAGCGTaggatgaagaagaggaagatgCAGAGGGCTCAGGAGGAATACGAGCGGGATCACTGCGGCGGCAACCGCGGCGGGAGGGGGCTGCCCCAACCCGAGGGAGGCCAGGCTTCCACCCAAGGAAAAGAAGCCCGGCTGGAGAGGCAGGCCCGGGACTCTGCCTTCTGCGCCCCATCCAGCGCTTCTTCTTcgtcttctcctcctggcctcccatgccaggctccctgtgctCCGCCTCCACCGCCGGCCCCCAGTCCGCAAGGAGCACACACAGCCTCCTCCTGTTTGGACCCAGTTGGCGAGGGCCTTTTGCAAGCGGTGGTACTATCCTGA